One window from the genome of Gemmatimonadaceae bacterium encodes:
- a CDS encoding zinc-binding dehydrogenase, whose product MTVREGDAVYARVDKDRIGTFAEFAAVREGAAALKPTNLTFEQAASLPLVARLGADVAIDHRRSRFEDVAKECDVVLDSAGGDTLVRSFQCVKPGGVVVSIGGTPSVAFARRWGLVERDVRHRYAMPR is encoded by the coding sequence GTGACGGTGAGGGAGGGCGATGCGGTCTATGCGCGTGTGGACAAGGACCGCATTGGAACCTTTGCCGAATTTGCCGCTGTACGCGAAGGCGCCGCGGCCCTCAAACCCACCAACCTGACGTTCGAACAAGCGGCGTCGCTTCCGTTGGTTGCGCGCTTGGGCGCCGATGTCGCGATTGATCACCGGCGTTCACGGTTTGAAGACGTGGCCAAAGAGTGTGACGTGGTGCTGGACAGTGCGGGCGGTGACACACTCGTGAGGAGTTTCCAGTGTGTGAAACCCGGCGGTGTGGTGGTGAGCATTGGTGGCACGCCGTCAGTAGCGTTCGCGCGCCGCTGGGGACTCGTTGAGCGGGACGTGCGTCACCGTTACGCCATGCCTCGGTGA
- a CDS encoding phosphatase PAP2 family protein, producing the protein MLLRVLLALALAAPATSLAAQLADASVGSPTMAADSAHVPKTFFTRRDLVTAGIGVASSAAVSLFDTRIARWMQQPDVQGTSSRHRFVQDVSNLTGATTLTWATVATYGYGRLAHDSTFADVSLHLIEAQALASVMGQVVRGILGRARPSVNVDSAYSFHWGKGFTKYDYRAFPSLHSAAGFVVASGILQEMRERNAGGQAIAAPLLYGFALLPGVSRMYLNQHWASDVVAGAFLGTFFGTRVVHYAHTHKRTKLDRALLGAIVMPTGEGGVMVVETVGW; encoded by the coding sequence ATGTTGCTCCGCGTCCTCCTCGCCCTCGCCCTTGCCGCTCCGGCGACTTCGCTCGCGGCGCAGTTGGCGGACGCCAGTGTTGGATCGCCCACGATGGCCGCCGATTCGGCGCACGTGCCCAAGACCTTCTTCACGCGCCGCGACCTCGTCACGGCGGGCATCGGCGTCGCGAGCAGCGCGGCGGTCTCGCTCTTCGACACGCGCATCGCCCGGTGGATGCAGCAGCCAGACGTCCAGGGCACCTCGTCACGTCATCGCTTCGTGCAGGACGTCAGCAATCTCACCGGCGCGACGACCCTCACTTGGGCGACGGTGGCGACCTACGGCTATGGGCGCCTCGCGCACGACTCGACGTTCGCGGACGTGTCGCTGCACCTGATCGAGGCGCAGGCGCTCGCGAGCGTGATGGGCCAGGTGGTGCGGGGTATCCTGGGCCGCGCACGGCCGAGCGTGAACGTCGACTCTGCATACTCGTTCCACTGGGGAAAGGGGTTCACAAAGTACGACTACCGCGCCTTCCCTTCCCTCCACTCGGCCGCGGGCTTCGTCGTGGCCTCCGGGATCCTGCAGGAAATGCGCGAGCGGAACGCCGGCGGCCAGGCCATCGCGGCGCCGCTACTCTACGGTTTCGCGCTCCTACCCGGCGTTTCGCGCATGTACCTGAACCAGCACTGGGCGAGCGACGTCGTCGCTGGCGCCTTCCTTGGCACCTTCTTCGGCACCCGCGTCGTGCACTACGCCCATACGCACAAGCGCACGAAGCTCGACCGCGCGCTGCTGGGGGCGATAGTCATGCCGACGGGAGAGGGTGGCGTGATGGTGGTCGAGACGGTCGGCTGGTAG
- a CDS encoding sulfatase-like hydrolase/transferase has translation MHKSKSATMLAIVVPALLASSQGAVAQNARGSAEGPTRARGFDHPDQFMHLKDVKLVDNMYPVIRHPDQEQQARAKLAALASRTGRKPNILIFLLDDVGWMDPGFNGGGIAVGNETPVMDKLANEGLVLTSAYSTPSCSPTRATIHTGQNPLHHGILRPPMYGEPGGLDGAVTVASVLKQLGYVTQGVGKWHMGENKGSLPQNVGYDDYMGFLGVSDMYTEWRDTYFNPEVALSPSRFRMMEEDPFNHDEVHCSTANHEKCESVRTIDLTYIKDLDKHWMDYSVSFLRRMKDSKQPFFLYHATRGCHFDNYPSDEWAGKSRARTVFSDCMVHMDYILGQLVKTLEETGQLENTLIFLTSDNGPECEIPPHGRTPFRGCKGSSWEGGVRVPTFAYWKGMIKPRRSEGLFDLADLFNTAISIAGKPGAQVAEFVPKTTYIDGIDQTGLLLADSGESARKSRPYTLNQYFAMMRVDEFKYIFTAEIQGGFFAKGDVGGFSGPIATETGGAVLVNLYSNPQEDVSIGVRHIPMAVPVMGEAGWYMKELMKYPPQFKIGFASNNPPIYDLAPKLEKKQAENANENHNGNGKEKDTKRKQR, from the coding sequence ATGCACAAGTCCAAATCCGCGACGATGCTCGCCATCGTCGTCCCCGCGCTGTTGGCGTCGTCGCAGGGCGCCGTGGCGCAGAACGCACGTGGCAGCGCCGAAGGACCAACGAGAGCGAGAGGATTCGATCACCCCGACCAGTTCATGCATCTCAAAGACGTGAAGCTGGTGGACAACATGTATCCGGTCATCCGGCATCCCGATCAGGAGCAACAAGCGCGAGCGAAGCTCGCCGCGCTCGCGTCGCGAACCGGACGGAAGCCGAACATCCTGATCTTCCTGCTGGATGATGTCGGCTGGATGGATCCCGGCTTCAATGGCGGCGGAATCGCCGTCGGCAATGAGACGCCGGTGATGGACAAGCTCGCCAATGAGGGCCTGGTGCTCACGTCGGCGTACTCGACGCCGTCATGCTCTCCGACACGCGCGACTATTCACACTGGTCAGAACCCGTTGCACCACGGCATCCTCCGGCCGCCGATGTACGGTGAGCCGGGCGGACTCGACGGCGCGGTCACCGTTGCGAGTGTGCTCAAGCAGCTCGGTTACGTCACGCAGGGTGTCGGCAAGTGGCACATGGGTGAAAACAAGGGATCACTTCCCCAGAACGTCGGCTACGACGACTACATGGGATTCTTGGGCGTATCGGACATGTACACCGAATGGCGCGATACGTACTTCAATCCTGAAGTCGCGTTGAGCCCCTCCCGGTTTCGCATGATGGAGGAGGATCCGTTCAATCACGACGAGGTGCACTGTTCGACGGCGAATCATGAGAAGTGTGAAAGCGTGCGAACGATCGACCTCACGTACATCAAGGATCTCGACAAGCACTGGATGGACTACAGTGTGTCGTTCCTCCGTCGAATGAAGGACAGCAAGCAGCCTTTCTTCTTGTATCACGCGACACGAGGGTGTCACTTCGACAACTATCCCTCGGACGAGTGGGCCGGGAAATCACGTGCGCGCACCGTGTTCAGCGACTGTATGGTGCACATGGACTACATCCTCGGCCAGCTCGTGAAGACGCTCGAGGAAACGGGCCAGCTCGAGAATACGCTCATCTTCCTGACATCTGACAATGGTCCCGAGTGCGAGATTCCGCCGCACGGGCGGACGCCATTCCGCGGATGCAAGGGATCGAGCTGGGAGGGCGGCGTGCGCGTCCCGACGTTCGCCTACTGGAAGGGGATGATCAAGCCGCGCCGATCGGAAGGCCTATTCGATCTGGCCGATCTGTTCAACACAGCGATCAGCATTGCTGGGAAACCGGGCGCGCAAGTGGCGGAGTTCGTGCCGAAGACGACGTACATCGATGGCATCGATCAAACGGGTCTTCTGCTTGCGGACAGCGGCGAGTCGGCGCGAAAGAGCCGGCCGTACACGTTGAATCAGTATTTCGCGATGATGCGTGTCGACGAGTTCAAGTACATCTTCACCGCGGAGATTCAGGGTGGCTTCTTCGCAAAAGGCGACGTCGGCGGATTCAGTGGGCCCATCGCGACCGAAACCGGCGGCGCCGTCCTGGTCAATCTCTATTCCAACCCGCAAGAGGACGTGAGCATCGGTGTGCGTCACATTCCGATGGCGGTCCCGGTAATGGGTGAGGCGGGCTGGTACATGAAGGAACTGATGAAATATCCGCCACAGTTCAAGATCGGATTCGCCTCGAACAATCCGCCGATCTACGATCTCGCGCCAAAGCTCGAGAAGAAACAGGCCGAGAACGCGAACGAGAATCACAATGGCAATGGCAAAGAGAAGGACACCAAGCGGAAACAGCGGTAG
- a CDS encoding cation:proton antiporter — MTSSWEWLRAYALSLPLLAKFAVGLAVIVVVPALSRRARIPAVVGFLLAGVLFGPHGLDVIGTNRPIADFFGELGKLLLMFMAGLEVDLELFRRVRARSISFGAITTFMPLLLGTAVGLAYGYDAIAATVIGSLLASHTLLASSVVSRLGLTKLEPITVVYGATVFSDTCSLIVFAICLSIFQRGFSVSGIAIQILEIAGFILFVLFGLSRVGAAVLKRVENDDSAYFAVMVAILAVAAVLAQAIQLPGIVGAFLSGLALNAATQGKRAKNELRFVANALFIPIFFVTTGFLIDPRSLAHSLRNDLGLVVAIVGALVIGKYLAAEIAGRRFRYTRDERLTIWSLTLPQVAATLAATLVAFATFDARRQRLLDNRMLNVVLALMLFTSILGPILTECFAPRLTSRAPADRTKRAA, encoded by the coding sequence ATGACTTCTTCATGGGAATGGTTGCGCGCATACGCGCTGTCACTGCCGCTCCTCGCGAAGTTTGCGGTGGGATTGGCGGTGATCGTCGTCGTCCCAGCGCTCTCGCGTCGGGCTCGCATCCCCGCCGTCGTCGGATTTCTGCTGGCCGGGGTTTTGTTCGGACCACACGGTCTCGACGTCATCGGCACGAACAGACCGATCGCCGATTTCTTCGGCGAGCTAGGCAAGCTGTTGCTCATGTTCATGGCGGGCCTCGAGGTGGATCTGGAGTTGTTTCGGCGAGTGCGAGCGCGCTCGATCTCGTTTGGCGCCATCACCACCTTTATGCCGCTGTTGCTCGGCACGGCCGTTGGTCTCGCGTACGGATACGACGCGATTGCCGCGACGGTGATCGGCTCGCTGCTGGCGTCGCACACACTTCTCGCCTCGTCGGTCGTCTCGCGACTGGGCCTGACGAAGCTCGAGCCGATCACGGTCGTCTACGGAGCGACCGTTTTCTCGGATACGTGCTCATTGATCGTGTTCGCGATCTGCCTGTCCATCTTTCAGCGCGGTTTCTCGGTCTCCGGCATCGCGATACAGATACTCGAGATCGCGGGCTTCATTCTCTTCGTTCTCTTCGGCCTGAGCCGTGTTGGCGCGGCGGTGCTGAAGAGAGTCGAGAACGACGACAGTGCGTATTTCGCGGTCATGGTCGCGATCCTCGCGGTCGCGGCCGTGCTCGCGCAAGCGATTCAACTGCCCGGGATCGTCGGTGCATTTCTCTCCGGCCTCGCGCTCAACGCCGCCACGCAGGGGAAGCGCGCGAAGAACGAGCTGCGATTCGTCGCCAATGCCCTCTTCATCCCGATCTTCTTCGTCACGACTGGGTTCCTGATCGACCCGCGCTCGCTCGCGCACAGTCTTCGAAACGACCTGGGCCTCGTCGTCGCGATCGTCGGCGCGCTAGTGATCGGGAAGTACCTGGCCGCCGAGATCGCTGGCCGCCGCTTTCGCTACACGCGCGACGAGCGGCTGACGATCTGGTCGTTGACCCTGCCCCAGGTTGCGGCAACGCTGGCAGCGACGCTCGTGGCCTTCGCCACCTTCGATGCCAGGCGTCAGCGATTGCTCGACAATCGGATGCTGAATGTGGTGCTCGCGCTGATGCTGTTCACATCGATTCTCGGGCCGATCCTGACCGAATGCTTCGCGCCGCGACTCACATCGCGAGCGCCGGCGGATCGCACGAAGCGCGCTGCCTAA
- a CDS encoding tetratricopeptide repeat protein produces the protein MAIHIRPALPDRASLGGVLPAARNQHCPAPARHRRLRRVVVIASAAVSIAASLLVLFWDGCARSLAHRDAPTATYVGTETCASCHAGVTARWRGSHHDLAMRAPNDSTVAGDFANARYRYAGVTTTFSRRDGQFVVNTDGPDGVLRDYPVRYTLGTAPLQQYLIALGGGRLQALGVAWDTRPRADGGQRWFHLYPNQRIAHGDELHWTGIRQNWNYMCAECHSTGVEKSYDPATRSFATTFAAPNVGCEACHGPGSLHASSRGKVAFAPLTRANEVERCARCHSRREEFSEDYVHGRPLGDTHRVAMLDDQLYHADGQIEDEVFEYGSFVQSRMYARGVVCSDCHEPHAATLRAPGSQVCVRCHLPAAYQSSQHHFHQPGSKGADCVGCHMPTRTYMVIHERHDHSIRVPRPDLSVSLGVPNACTSCHADRSASWAARQVKAWYGHVPRGYQRYAEAFAASTRDDSGATRLLIGIAGDSGEPAIARASALQRLASRLDPSFNGAFDVIRAGLSDSSALVRRAAVLSLAEADASVRVRMLSPLLGDNVRAVRVEAARALASVASIPLDEYLAGERFNADRPESHVKLALLYASRRQYVDAERELREALTIDPRSVPALVNLADVYRATDRDADAGRVLRSAVTIDPTSAAAHHALALYFVRAKRGDEALSELARAARLAPDVARYANVYAIALGAANRRAEARAVLIGVLSRHPFDRDALSLLISRLLEHGDTTSAIEYVRRLAAIEPSNMSMRILAGRLSERHSYEARRP, from the coding sequence GTGGCGATTCATATTCGCCCTGCTTTACCCGATCGAGCGTCGTTAGGTGGCGTCTTGCCGGCTGCGAGGAATCAGCATTGCCCTGCACCTGCGCGGCATCGCCGTCTCAGACGGGTCGTCGTCATCGCGAGCGCCGCCGTCTCGATTGCAGCGTCACTGCTCGTGCTCTTCTGGGATGGCTGCGCGCGAAGTCTCGCCCACCGCGATGCGCCGACCGCGACCTACGTCGGGACGGAGACGTGCGCGAGCTGTCACGCTGGCGTCACCGCACGCTGGCGCGGGTCGCATCACGACCTCGCCATGCGCGCTCCGAACGATTCGACCGTTGCCGGCGACTTCGCGAATGCGCGCTATCGGTACGCAGGCGTCACGACGACGTTCTCGCGCCGCGATGGCCAATTCGTCGTCAACACTGATGGACCCGACGGCGTACTGCGCGACTATCCGGTGCGTTACACCCTCGGGACGGCGCCACTTCAGCAATATCTCATTGCGCTCGGTGGCGGCCGCCTCCAGGCGCTCGGCGTCGCCTGGGACACGCGACCGCGCGCGGACGGCGGCCAACGCTGGTTTCATCTCTACCCGAATCAGCGCATCGCTCATGGCGACGAGCTCCATTGGACCGGAATCCGGCAGAACTGGAACTATATGTGCGCCGAGTGTCACTCGACTGGGGTAGAGAAGAGTTACGATCCGGCGACGCGGAGCTTTGCCACGACCTTTGCGGCGCCCAACGTTGGGTGCGAGGCGTGTCATGGACCCGGTTCGCTGCACGCTTCGTCGAGGGGGAAGGTCGCGTTCGCGCCACTGACGCGCGCCAACGAAGTGGAGCGATGCGCTCGTTGCCACTCGCGTCGCGAAGAGTTCAGCGAGGATTATGTCCATGGTCGTCCCCTCGGCGACACGCATCGCGTCGCCATGCTCGACGATCAGCTCTACCATGCCGACGGTCAGATCGAGGACGAAGTCTTCGAGTACGGCTCATTCGTCCAGAGCCGGATGTACGCGCGCGGCGTCGTCTGCTCCGATTGCCACGAGCCTCACGCGGCCACACTGCGTGCGCCTGGAAGTCAGGTCTGTGTCCGCTGTCATTTGCCGGCGGCATATCAATCCTCGCAACATCACTTTCATCAGCCCGGGTCGAAGGGCGCTGATTGCGTCGGCTGCCACATGCCGACGCGGACGTATATGGTGATTCATGAGCGACATGATCACAGCATTCGCGTTCCTCGCCCGGATCTCTCCGTCTCGCTCGGCGTACCTAACGCGTGCACGAGCTGTCACGCGGACCGTAGCGCGTCGTGGGCAGCCCGGCAGGTGAAAGCGTGGTACGGACACGTGCCTCGTGGCTATCAACGCTATGCCGAAGCGTTTGCCGCGAGCACGCGCGACGACTCCGGTGCAACGCGATTGCTGATCGGCATCGCCGGCGACTCTGGAGAGCCGGCGATCGCGCGCGCCAGCGCGCTCCAGCGACTGGCGTCACGACTCGATCCGTCGTTCAACGGCGCGTTCGACGTCATCCGGGCGGGCCTGTCGGACAGCAGCGCGCTCGTTCGGCGCGCGGCTGTTCTGAGCTTGGCCGAAGCCGACGCGAGCGTGAGGGTTCGCATGCTGTCGCCATTGCTCGGCGATAACGTGCGCGCCGTACGCGTCGAGGCGGCACGCGCGCTCGCGTCCGTGGCGAGCATTCCGCTCGATGAATACCTCGCCGGAGAGCGCTTCAACGCCGACCGACCGGAGTCGCACGTCAAACTCGCCCTGCTCTACGCGAGCAGACGGCAGTACGTCGATGCGGAGCGCGAGCTGCGCGAAGCATTGACGATCGACCCGCGTTCCGTGCCGGCGTTGGTGAACCTCGCCGACGTGTATCGCGCGACCGATCGCGATGCCGACGCCGGGCGCGTCTTGCGCTCCGCCGTGACGATCGATCCAACCAGCGCCGCGGCGCACCATGCCTTGGCCCTGTACTTCGTTCGTGCCAAACGCGGTGACGAAGCATTGTCCGAGCTCGCTCGTGCCGCGCGGCTCGCGCCCGACGTCGCGCGTTACGCAAACGTATACGCGATTGCGCTCGGCGCCGCGAATCGACGCGCCGAAGCGCGCGCGGTATTGATCGGCGTGCTGTCGCGACACCCGTTCGACCGCGATGCGCTGTCATTGCTCATCTCGCGGCTCCTCGAGCACGGCGACACGACCAGCGCCATCGAGTACGTGCGTCGTCTCGCCGCGATAGAGCCGTCGAACATGTCGATGCGGATTCTCGCCGGCCGACTGTCGGAACGACACAGTTACGAGGCGCGCCGGCCATGA
- a CDS encoding PadR family transcriptional regulator, giving the protein MAKPTANEQVLQGTLDLLILKTLSLTPMHGWGLTHRIEQLSRNALQVGQGSIYPALVRLEQRGWIDTEWRITENSRRAKYYRLTAAGRRALGQELASWNRFVSAVGLVLAAES; this is encoded by the coding sequence TTGGCCAAACCCACCGCCAACGAACAGGTCCTGCAGGGCACGCTCGACCTGCTCATCCTCAAGACGCTCTCGCTCACGCCGATGCACGGATGGGGGCTCACCCACCGCATCGAGCAGCTCTCCCGGAACGCGCTCCAGGTCGGCCAGGGCTCCATCTACCCGGCTCTCGTTAGGCTCGAGCAAAGAGGCTGGATCGACACGGAGTGGCGCATCACCGAGAACAGCCGGCGCGCGAAGTACTACCGGCTCACCGCCGCCGGACGCCGCGCGCTCGGTCAGGAGCTCGCGTCCTGGAATCGTTTCGTCAGCGCCGTCGGTCTCGTCCTCGCCGCGGAGAGCTGA
- a CDS encoding ADOP family duplicated permease: MRYHVRATLTRVRELFRRRSRAAAEQDEEFAFHLEMETTENIRRGMSEAEARRAALLRFGGMQRFREETSAARGVVALDNLARDTRFAVRRLRRAPGFAIGVIATLGIGIGAWAGIGSIVYGVLLRDLPYDKPDQLVRVGFITDGVATTGDLHSAASYFHFAKSARSFTELGAYSINDGFNITDGDAPERVTVALMTPSTLTLLGVRPLFGQLLEPNDTAWSNPRAAILISENLWRRRYGADSSIIGRRVYFDHGSRVVVGILPRSFAFPSPSVDVFYPAAISVTPPQITSRYFSVIGRLRDGVNPASAAAELNELIPSLSERFPAITPDMLRHSRARISVESLKAATVASVRPQLVLLGVMVAVVLLIATTNVINLFVLRTERASQEISIALSLGATRVAVAQRFVMEGIVLGTASAIVALPAAALALSTKFGFTEREIPRLHEVSFTWHTVALVLGCAVLIGACVGLIALTRVEMAALFDRLRAPRSTSTGTWRRAQNGLVVFQVAVALVLLVAAGLLGRSFWNLRHAKLGFAPENAMAFQVSLPWGPDGYVSYGKAAAFHAKVLDRVAALPGVSSVGVALRLPLASRGAPILDVQLHANGDPGRPTVAAAFNVASAGYFHTMGIPLRAGRSFQSGDLRDTPAVVVSQRLAMNLFGTTDVIGRHINRTQEGSPPTALRIAGVVGDVHWDRIEDGYVPMVYSPLLRDGDGLPADSNPLRYQPMSMQYSIRGTQLPSLATIQAIVKELDPRVPATRFRTLRGLVDEATARVRLTMLLIAIAGIAALLLGVIGVYSVVAYAAKGRVREFGIRLALGAAPTRVGSMVLGDGLRLVGLGTFAGLVAALGAARFLRALLYEVKPTSLAEFAVATVLLVVVSVFATLLPARRAARTHPAVVLRGE, encoded by the coding sequence ATGCGGTACCACGTCCGTGCTACACTCACTCGCGTCCGGGAATTGTTCCGCCGCCGCTCACGCGCCGCCGCCGAGCAAGATGAGGAGTTCGCGTTCCATCTGGAAATGGAAACGACGGAGAATATCCGACGGGGAATGAGCGAAGCCGAAGCTCGGCGCGCCGCCCTTCTTCGCTTTGGCGGCATGCAGCGCTTCCGCGAGGAGACGAGCGCTGCGCGCGGCGTGGTCGCGCTCGACAATCTGGCGCGTGATACGCGCTTCGCCGTTCGCCGCCTGCGCCGCGCGCCAGGATTCGCTATCGGCGTCATCGCAACCCTCGGCATCGGGATCGGCGCCTGGGCCGGCATCGGCTCGATCGTCTACGGCGTTCTCCTGCGCGATCTCCCGTACGACAAGCCCGATCAGCTGGTGCGCGTGGGCTTCATCACCGATGGAGTCGCGACGACGGGCGACCTACACTCTGCAGCCAGCTACTTCCACTTCGCGAAGAGCGCGCGGTCCTTCACAGAGCTCGGGGCGTATTCAATCAACGACGGATTCAATATCACCGACGGCGACGCGCCCGAGCGCGTGACCGTCGCCCTGATGACGCCGAGTACGCTCACTCTGCTCGGTGTTCGCCCGCTTTTCGGCCAGCTCTTAGAGCCTAACGACACTGCGTGGTCCAACCCCCGTGCAGCGATCCTCATCTCGGAGAACCTCTGGAGGCGGCGGTACGGAGCCGATTCGTCGATCATCGGCCGCCGCGTCTACTTCGACCACGGCTCCCGCGTCGTCGTCGGGATTCTTCCGCGTTCGTTCGCTTTTCCGTCACCGTCGGTGGACGTCTTCTATCCCGCGGCGATATCGGTCACCCCGCCGCAGATCACCTCGCGTTACTTCAGCGTCATCGGCCGTCTGCGCGACGGCGTCAACCCAGCAAGCGCCGCGGCTGAACTGAACGAGCTGATTCCGTCACTTTCGGAGCGCTTTCCCGCGATCACACCCGACATGCTGCGGCACAGCCGCGCGCGGATATCGGTGGAGTCACTCAAGGCCGCCACGGTGGCTTCGGTACGTCCCCAGCTCGTGCTGCTCGGCGTCATGGTCGCGGTCGTGCTGCTCATCGCGACGACCAACGTCATCAACCTGTTCGTGCTCCGCACGGAGCGCGCGAGTCAGGAGATCTCCATAGCGCTGTCGCTCGGCGCGACGCGCGTTGCGGTTGCGCAGCGCTTCGTCATGGAAGGGATCGTGCTGGGCACGGCCTCGGCGATCGTGGCGCTTCCTGCCGCCGCGCTCGCGTTGTCCACGAAATTCGGCTTCACGGAGCGCGAGATCCCACGTCTTCATGAAGTGTCGTTCACCTGGCACACCGTTGCGCTGGTGCTCGGGTGCGCGGTGCTGATCGGCGCCTGCGTGGGGCTCATCGCGCTGACGCGCGTGGAAATGGCGGCGCTGTTCGACCGACTCCGCGCGCCGCGCTCCACCTCGACCGGCACCTGGCGTCGCGCGCAGAACGGCCTCGTCGTCTTCCAGGTGGCGGTGGCGCTCGTGTTGCTCGTCGCGGCGGGACTGCTGGGCCGCAGCTTCTGGAATCTCCGCCACGCGAAGCTCGGGTTCGCGCCGGAGAACGCCATGGCCTTTCAGGTGTCGCTGCCATGGGGCCCTGACGGCTACGTGTCATACGGCAAGGCTGCGGCGTTCCACGCGAAAGTGCTCGATCGAGTGGCAGCGCTCCCCGGTGTCAGTTCCGTCGGCGTCGCGCTACGACTTCCTCTGGCGAGTCGCGGCGCGCCGATTCTCGACGTGCAACTCCATGCCAACGGTGACCCGGGGCGGCCGACGGTCGCGGCGGCGTTCAACGTCGCGAGCGCCGGCTACTTCCACACGATGGGGATCCCGCTGCGTGCCGGCCGCAGCTTCCAGTCGGGCGACCTGCGCGACACGCCGGCAGTGGTGGTGAGCCAACGCCTCGCGATGAATCTGTTCGGGACGACGGACGTCATCGGACGACACATCAACAGAACGCAGGAAGGGAGCCCGCCGACGGCATTGCGCATCGCCGGCGTGGTTGGCGACGTGCACTGGGACCGTATCGAGGACGGTTACGTGCCGATGGTGTACTCTCCGCTCCTGCGCGACGGTGACGGGCTGCCTGCCGACAGCAACCCACTGCGGTACCAGCCGATGAGCATGCAGTACTCGATACGTGGGACGCAACTGCCTTCGTTGGCGACGATTCAGGCAATTGTGAAGGAGCTCGATCCTCGTGTGCCTGCTACGAGATTCCGCACGCTCCGAGGTCTGGTGGACGAAGCGACGGCCCGCGTGCGCCTAACGATGCTGCTGATCGCGATCGCCGGCATCGCCGCCCTGTTGCTTGGCGTGATCGGTGTGTACAGCGTCGTTGCTTACGCGGCAAAGGGACGGGTGCGAGAGTTCGGAATCCGCCTCGCACTCGGCGCCGCGCCGACGCGCGTCGGCAGTATGGTACTCGGCGACGGACTCAGGCTGGTCGGGCTCGGCACCTTCGCGGGCCTCGTCGCAGCCCTCGGCGCCGCGAGATTTCTCCGCGCCCTTCTCTATGAGGTGAAGCCGACCAGCCTCGCGGAGTTCGCGGTCGCGACGGTACTGCTCGTCGTCGTATCGGTGTTCGCGACGCTTCTCCCCGCGCGCCGAGCAGCGCGCACCCACCCGGCTGTGGTGCTCCGCGGCGAGTAG